From a single Solenopsis invicta isolate M01_SB chromosome 6, UNIL_Sinv_3.0, whole genome shotgun sequence genomic region:
- the LOC120358047 gene encoding uncharacterized protein LOC120358047, giving the protein MDLQDIAVVHTCGICETIIDQNDIPMHDCIRAYKKFFVDNNYYFYPVTGDNRIVRRSLVNNKEVVLPVREKISGTITTLSSNELQAEKENRSHNERDKIAKSTLNYDDEELLILLVQERRPLWDFTIPLEQRCQRITKKLWDEVSETLRGKLSGEEAKKNLKIYMTPIDE; this is encoded by the exons ATGGATCTGCAAGAT ataGCTGTTGTACATACCTGCGGGATATGTGAAACAATTATTGATCAAAACGACATTCCGATGCATGATTGTATAAGAGCATACAAAAAGTTCTTCGtggataataattattatttttatccagtaacag gTGATAATCGCATTGTTCGACGAAGCCTTGTCAATAACAAAGAAGTCGTCTTGCCGGTTCGTGAAAAGATTAGTG GAACTATAACAACACTTTCGTCAAACGAATTACAAGCTGAAAAGGAAAATAGGTCTCATAATGAGAGAGACAAAATCGCAAAGTCTACATTAAATTACGATGACGaggaacttttaattttattagttcaAGAACGAAGGCCCCTGTGGGATTTTACTATTCCATTAGAACAGCGATGTCAACGCATAACAAAAAAACTCTGGGATGAAGTGTCAGAAACATTGAGAG gtAAACTTAGTGGTgaagaagcaaaaaaaaatttaaaaatttacatgacGCCTATAGACGAATAA
- the LOC120358046 gene encoding protein ALP1-like: MSYQERYHEWACQVATIIYNKNEEQRRRNKLIVAVYIAKLKKKYKKKRFWIDPLFKRRREHGFYYASVPRLTPENFRNYYRMTVMQFEELLHLVAPAITKQTAIREPLPPAERLSITLRYLATGDSMHSMSYHFLAGVSTISHVIGETCDAIWNCIRQKVIPPSKTTEEWLHLAKEFEEKWDFNHCVGAIDGKHVIIECPPKAGSSYYNYKKTHSIVLLGICDAQYMFTFVDIGAYGRRSDGGIFRDSTMGLKFASKEMNVPAPEPLSPGGPPLPYVLVGDEAFQLSDYLLRPYPGKGGLNDERNIYNYRLSRARRTIENTFGILVSQWRILKRPINCSIEKTISIVKAIICLHNWIRQMDIEENQYVTSTLIDRESDDGFIPGSWRNCTDNSALENITQCGSNNSSRQAMQIREEFCKYFNSEGAIPSQFYHC, from the exons ATGTCATATCAAGAAAGATATCACGAGTGGGCCTGTCAAGTTGCtacaatcatttataataaaaatgaagagcAACGTCGACGAAATAAACTAATAGTCGCTGTATACAttgcaaagttaaaaaaaaaatataaaaaaaagagattttggaTTGATCCATTATTTAAAAGACGACGTGAACATGGTTTTTACTACGCATCTGTTCCAAGATTAACTCCAGAAAATTTTCGAAACTATTATCGCATGACAGTTATGCAATTTGAAGAATTGTTACACTTAGTGGCACCTGCAATCACTAAACAAACGGCAATTAGAGAACCGTTACCTCCTGCAGAGCGACTATCTATAACATTGAG atatttagcaACTGGTGATTCGATGCATTCAATGTCATATCACTTTCTCGCTGGAGTTTCAACAATAAGCCACGTTATAGGTGAAACATGCGATGCTATATGGAACTGTATTCGTCAGAAAGTGATCCCACCATCAAAAACAACAGAGGAATGGCTACACCTTGCTAAAGAATTTGAAGAGAAATGGGATTTCAATCATTGCGTAGGCGCAATTGACGGCAAACATGTTATTATTGAA TGTCCACCTAAAGCAGGctcatcttattataattataagaagacTCACAGTATTGTGCTCCTCGGAATTTGTGACGCACAATATATGTTCACGTTCGTTGATATAGGAGCCTACGGTCGTCGCAGTGACGGTGGTATTTTTAGAGATTCAACGATGGGTCTAAAATTTGCATCAAAGGAAATGAACGTACCTGCACCAGAACCTCTCAGCCCAGGTGGACCTCCTTTACCATATGTTCTAGTGGGCGATGAAGCCTTTCAATTGTCAGATTATTTACTCCGGCCTTATCCAGGAAAAGGCGGTTTAAACGACGAgcgaaatatttataactatcgATTGAGTCGAGCTAGGAGAACAATCGAAAATACATTTGGTATTTTAGTCAGTCAATGGAGAATTTTGAAGCGACCAATCAATTGTAGTATAGAAAAGACAATTTCAATTGTTAAAGCCATTATATGCCTCCATAATTGGATTCGTCAGAtggatattgaagaaaatcaaTATGTTACTTCAACACTAATTGATCGAGAGAGTGATGACGGCTTTATTCCAGGTTCTTGGAGAAATTGCACGGATAATAGTGCATTAGAAAACATAACTCAGTGCGGTTCTAATAATAGTTCTCGTCAAGCGATGCAAATTCGCGAAgaattctgtaaatattttaatagtgaaGGTGCCATACCAAGTCAATTCTATCATTGTTAG